GCAGGCTGCCTCTGCACAGCAGCAGCATGGCGTCGAATTCGAGGACATGGGCGTCGTGCAGGCCGAGCCGAGGCGAGGGGAGCTCACGATGATGGTGACCGAGGTGATGGTGTCCggtgcagaggaggaggaagagatggTGCACTCCCCTGTTGCCGAAGAGGAAGCTTCTGAGGAGGACGAGGTGATGGTGGAAGCGGCACCTGATCATCTACCTCATGAGGTGGAAGAAGGTGCGGAGAGAGACAGGGCAGGGATGGACGCTGCTGGCTTCAGCGTCGGGAAACTGAGGGTGAATGGCGTCGGGGCGCTCTGCTCGTTCGGGGTCGCCGCTGCCACCTTCTGCATCTTGGTGCTTGGCGGCAGGCCGCAGcatcagcagcagcagaggaagatTATGGTGCAAGATCAGAAGTCCCAGTTCCAGGTGTTCGCCGATGACGAGGTTGATCACTCTTTCCTTCTGGTCTTGAATTAATTCGCCACTTTAATCTTCTCGCTGTTCCCTAACCACATGCTCCAACAACTATAGCCTATATACTTTGgtacaacaacaaaaaaacatTGGATGTGTTCAGCAACTTTGCATCATCATGCCCAATTGGAATAGAATTTGATCATGCTTCTTTCTAAAGATTAGAATCTTCTTTCTAGTACACTGCTGTATATTTTATCAGGCCAAAGCACTAGAGAATAGGGAGAAAACGGCCCACTGCACCTGATGATTTGATCTTCTTTCTGTCTGAAGCATGGAATCTTGCAATAGATTAGCCTAACGCAGTGAAGAAT
This window of the Triticum aestivum cultivar Chinese Spring chromosome 5D, IWGSC CS RefSeq v2.1, whole genome shotgun sequence genome carries:
- the LOC123123344 gene encoding uncharacterized protein, yielding MTGGDSMDAISLDEWELLPDLGSSFFMEECTAGGDEEEAMGPSVQAASAQQQHGVEFEDMGVVQAEPRRGELTMMVTEVMVSGAEEEEEMVHSPVAEEEASEEDEVMVEAAPDHLPHEVEEGAERDRAGMDAAGFSVGKLRVNGVGALCSFGVAAATFCILVLGGRPQHQQQQRKIMVQDQKSQFQVFADDERIHRAVEQASRLNQAVSSVMGGASTRAKVSFGGHYNGF